One genomic window of Desulfuromonas sp. AOP6 includes the following:
- a CDS encoding DHHA1 domain-containing protein: MHLFTPSIPLRDHHQPPDTLPTACALINPHLPNSSFPFKPLAGVGVAFFLLVALRKHLRDSDFFLKRQEPDLRLLLDLVALGTIADIVPLQGVNRTLTKVGLALMNSSPRPGIFSLQKVTGTREITSGTVGFQLAPRLNAAGRLEDAALGVDLLLMNDVDAAMDLAGLLDGFNKQRQKIEKETFEQAVAHLEESGKTPMSHTIVLADERWHPGVIGIVASRLVERYHRPSVLVAMDGEQGKGSARSIPGFHLYRALQACEYLLSGYGGHEFAAGLSIASTDFVSFVKAFDAYAQKVLSEDDFKPLLYFDEEVFFDEISLELVRELELMQPFGAGNPEPVFVAKRVRALGAETLKEQHLRWKACQNGVVLPCIAFGMAPRINELQEEFDMLFTPSLNEWRGKVSLQLRIKDIRPCET; the protein is encoded by the coding sequence ATGCATTTATTTACACCATCGATTCCACTGAGAGACCACCACCAGCCTCCCGATACTCTCCCCACGGCTTGTGCCCTGATCAATCCCCATCTGCCAAACAGCTCTTTCCCTTTTAAGCCGCTGGCCGGGGTAGGCGTTGCCTTTTTTCTCCTGGTCGCTTTAAGGAAGCACCTTCGCGACAGCGATTTCTTTTTAAAACGTCAGGAACCCGACCTGCGCCTGCTCCTCGACCTGGTTGCACTTGGCACCATCGCTGATATTGTTCCGCTGCAGGGGGTTAACAGAACCCTGACCAAAGTCGGTCTTGCGCTCATGAACAGCTCTCCACGACCGGGTATTTTCAGTCTGCAGAAGGTCACCGGGACGCGGGAAATTACCAGTGGTACTGTAGGCTTTCAGCTGGCCCCGCGCCTCAATGCCGCCGGCCGTTTGGAAGATGCTGCTCTTGGTGTCGATCTTCTTCTTATGAACGATGTCGATGCTGCCATGGATCTGGCTGGTCTCCTTGATGGGTTCAACAAGCAGAGGCAAAAGATAGAAAAGGAAACTTTCGAACAGGCGGTGGCACACCTGGAAGAATCCGGCAAAACCCCGATGTCTCATACCATCGTTCTTGCCGATGAACGATGGCACCCCGGGGTCATTGGCATTGTGGCCAGCCGCTTGGTCGAACGTTATCATCGGCCCTCTGTTCTGGTGGCCATGGACGGTGAGCAGGGCAAGGGGTCGGCCCGATCTATTCCCGGTTTTCACCTATACCGGGCGTTGCAGGCCTGCGAATATTTATTGTCCGGGTATGGTGGTCATGAATTCGCCGCCGGGCTTAGTATCGCGTCGACTGATTTTGTCAGCTTTGTCAAGGCTTTTGATGCCTACGCCCAAAAGGTTTTGAGCGAGGATGATTTCAAGCCTTTGCTCTATTTTGACGAAGAAGTATTTTTTGACGAGATTTCTCTGGAGTTGGTCAGGGAGCTGGAGCTGATGCAGCCGTTTGGGGCCGGAAATCCCGAACCGGTCTTTGTGGCCAAGAGGGTGAGGGCTTTGGGGGCAGAGACACTCAAAGAGCAGCATCTGCGCTGGAAGGCCTGCCAGAATGGCGTGGTGCTCCCTTGTATTGCATTCGGCATGGCTCCCCGCATAAACGAGCTGCAGGAGGAGTTTGACATGCTGTTTACTCCCTCTCTCAACGAATGGCGTGGAAAGGTCTCTTTGCAGCTGAGAATCAAGGATATCCGCCCCTGTGAGACCTAG
- a CDS encoding formate/nitrite transporter family protein, which yields MEKRFLSPREAALAIMENGKRVTTQPVSQTIVLSLLAGFYIAFGAQLATVITQDSAAYIGEGLSRLLAGSVFSMGLMLVVICGAELFTGNSLLTKSAMQGQIPWRKIWENWLIVIFGNLIGSLFFAWLMLNSDLWKSGNVADYAISIAASKCELSFSVALVRGIFCNWLVCLAVFMATAARDIPGKILACYVPIMTFVASGFEHSVANMYFIPTGLLLADELKREVPGLTWGNFLAGNLLPVTVGNILGGVVFVALTYWFIYLRGSAQK from the coding sequence ATGGAAAAACGATTCCTGTCTCCCAGAGAAGCCGCCTTGGCCATTATGGAAAATGGCAAACGCGTAACAACTCAGCCGGTCTCTCAAACTATCGTGCTAAGCCTTCTGGCCGGTTTTTATATTGCCTTTGGAGCCCAACTGGCTACCGTCATCACCCAGGACAGCGCCGCCTACATCGGAGAGGGACTCAGCCGACTGCTGGCGGGGAGTGTTTTCTCCATGGGACTGATGCTGGTGGTCATCTGCGGAGCTGAACTGTTCACGGGCAACAGCCTGCTGACCAAATCGGCCATGCAGGGCCAAATACCTTGGCGGAAAATCTGGGAAAACTGGCTCATCGTCATTTTTGGCAACCTGATCGGTTCGCTTTTCTTCGCCTGGCTCATGCTGAATTCAGACCTCTGGAAAAGCGGCAATGTCGCTGACTACGCTATTAGCATTGCCGCCAGCAAGTGCGAACTCTCTTTTTCCGTGGCTCTGGTCCGAGGTATTTTCTGCAACTGGCTCGTGTGTCTGGCGGTATTTATGGCTACTGCAGCACGCGACATTCCCGGCAAGATACTGGCCTGCTATGTTCCGATCATGACCTTTGTCGCCAGTGGCTTCGAACACAGTGTGGCCAACATGTATTTTATTCCCACTGGTCTTCTTCTGGCCGACGAATTGAAAAGAGAGGTACCGGGACTTACCTGGGGAAATTTTCTGGCAGGGAACCTACTCCCTGTGACGGTGGGCAATATTCTCGGCGGGGTTGTCTTCGTGGCCTTGACCTACTGGTTTATTTATCTGAGAGGCAGTGCTCAGAAATAA